The following proteins are encoded in a genomic region of Bradyrhizobium sp. SK17:
- a CDS encoding GNAT family N-acetyltransferase encodes MRVTKAATVRINNDPLASRARPDILSDMEIIRADALPGSAEEVDFSFEIDSIIVEPFDAVPLRVEPLSQRRKAYGLDDALFERCDGTDKVLFLANEAGNLAGYITASRGWNGCAVVDDFAVARSFRRRGLATALMDRIADWARDKGLGAIRLETQSNNVAACSFYQRYGFVLGGYDRFLYRELGSDTAEEVALFWYLDTRPR; translated from the coding sequence TTGCGCGTCACGAAAGCCGCGACGGTGCGCATCAATAATGACCCGCTAGCTTCTCGTGCGCGACCCGATATCCTAAGCGATATGGAAATCATTCGCGCGGACGCGCTCCCGGGATCGGCTGAGGAAGTCGATTTTTCCTTCGAGATTGATAGCATCATCGTAGAGCCGTTCGATGCGGTGCCGTTGCGTGTCGAACCACTCTCGCAAAGGCGCAAAGCCTATGGGCTGGACGATGCGCTGTTTGAACGATGCGACGGTACCGACAAGGTGCTGTTCCTGGCAAACGAGGCGGGAAATCTCGCTGGATACATTACCGCGAGCCGAGGATGGAACGGCTGCGCCGTGGTCGATGATTTTGCAGTGGCCCGATCATTTCGCCGACGAGGATTGGCGACCGCGTTGATGGATCGGATTGCCGATTGGGCGCGTGACAAAGGGCTGGGAGCGATCCGGTTGGAGACCCAATCCAACAATGTCGCAGCTTGCAGCTTCTATCAGCGCTATGGCTTTGTCCTCGGCGGCTACGATCGATTTCTCTATCGCGAGCTGGGCTCGGACACGGCCGAGGAGGTGGCACTCTTCTGGTATCTTGATACTCGCCCCCGCTAG